The genomic stretch AGAAAAAAAATAATCCGGCACAATTCTCGAAATACTCGTATCGAAAATACACGAAATGGGAATACCAGATAAATAATGTGAAGGACAAAATGATTCAGGCCAAAGCGTTCAGAAACAATGAAAACGTATTCAAAACCGATGCCGACAGCACCAAATTTCTCCCCCTCTATTTTTCTGAACAAATAGCATTTAACGAAGTACAAAAAGATCCTGCGCTTCAGAAATCGACTGTTATTGCCGATAAAACAAATGGCGTTGGAATACTTAACGATCTGGAAATTTCGGGATACACCAGCGCTCTAGACCTGGAAGTTAACTACTACGACAATTTTATTAACCTGTTTACTCAAAACTTTGTTAGCCCGATTGCAGAAAATGGCTGGTTCTTTTACAAATACTTTTTGGCCGATAGTATGTTGGTTGACAGTCAGAAAATATACCGGGTAAACTACCAGCCGCGCCGAAAAGGAGAAAACACCTTAAAAGGATATTTTCTTGTTGAAGACCAGTTTTATTCGATCATGGAAATTGATGGAGATTTGTCGATCACAAGCAACATAAATTTCTTAAAAAGCCTTCGTTTAAAGAGCAACTACACCTTTGTAAACGATACAACTCCTTTTTATAAACGGGTGCAAATTGATGCTTTGTTTGATTACGTTCCGTTTAAAACAGGAAAAAAAGATGCCCAACGATTGTCGTTGTTTTATACGCAAACAGCAAATGTCGATCAGGTAACCATTAATCCTCCGGATCCGATAAAACTAAGTAGCAAAAATGCCAAATACGAAACAGTAAAACTTCCAAACGCCTACAACCGCGACTCTTTGTTTTGGGAAAATAACCGATTGGAAGCATTAAACGAAAAAGATTTGCTGGCAACGTCTGTCATTGATTCGATTAGCGAAATAAAAGTGATAAAAGCAGCCAACAACCTTGCCAACATGTCGCTAACAAGTTATTACGACATTGGAAAAATTGAGCTCGGTCCTTACACCAGCTTTTTTAACACCAACAAAGTAGAAGGCTACCATCTTTTTATGGGCGCCCGCACCAGCGAAGAAATAAGCGACCGAATGATGTTTTGGGGCGGTTTGGGATACGGAACCCGCAACAAAAAAGTAAACTTTTCACTGGGATACGGTTATTTGTTTCCAACCACAAACCGCCAGGTATTTAAGGTTTACTACGACGATAAAATGATTCGTCACGGTGAAAACGAAAAAATTCTGAACCTCTACGAAAATGCATTTACACCAACCGAAAACAACCTGATTTCGCAGTTACTAAAAAATGATGAGTTGGATGAGATATTCAGGGAACAAAAAATTGCAACTCAGTACGAATACGAATGGTATCCCGGATTGTTGAACAAACTTTCGGTGAATTATACCCGCCACGAATCGCCCGAATTTTACCCGTTTATCAGAAATAACCATCCAATAAAGTCGGTTAGTGCATTCGAAGTGGCATTGGACACGCGTTGGTCGCACGAAGAAAAATTAATCGACAAAGGTTTTCTTCGATTGTACATGGACACCTGGTATCCGATCATTCATCTTACAGTTGGTGCCGGGCGTGCATTTTACGACAACGAATCGAACTACTACGGGAAAGTGGCCACAACTGTAAAACAAGCAGTAAACATAGGCCAAAGCCGTTTGGATTATGCAATTGAAGCAGGTGCATTTTTTGGCAAACTACCTTATACCATGCTGGATATTCCCCGTGGAAACGAAACCTACGGATTGTACAGATACGATTTTAACATGCTGAATTATCTTGAATATGCACACGACCAATACATTCACACTTATGTAGATTATCATATGAACGGATTTCTGATTCGCCGGATTCCGCTTTTCCGCGAAACAGGTTTCAGAGAAGTATTTTCCTCAAAATTGATGGTTGGCCGGGTAAACGACAAACACCAGGATGTTGTTGCGTTTCCTTCGGCAATTACCAAATTGGAAAATCCTTATGTGGAATTGGGAGCGGGTTTGGAAAATATTCTGAGTATGTTTCGTGTGGAAGCCATTTGGCGGGTTACTCCAAAATCAAATATTGGTGCTCCGTCGTTTGGATTCAGAGCCTTATTTTATATTGGATTGTAACATTTGAAACGGAAAACGTGGTGTTTTCTTTTTACAATTTCTAAAAATAAATCAGAAGTGATTAAACAAAATTATTTTCGAATTACAGCACTGCAAAACAGCTGTCTTCAGCACCATAATCCACTCGGTTAAAAGTTACGAAAGCATGTATTCAACTGCACGCATTGCACCATCCAGCTCGGCCAATCCTTTTAAACGACCAATCAAAGGATAACCGGGATTGTATCCGTAGTTATAATCATCCATTATTTTAATGCCATGATCGGGTCGCACAGGCATTTTATAGTCCTTTCTTCCTGACTCGATTCTTCGTTTTTGCTCCAGTAGCAGAGCATGCACAATTTTTATCATATCCTGCGAACCGGATAAATGTCCTGATTCATAAAAACTGCCATCCTCCAGCAACTGTGTATTTCGTAAATGTACAAAATGGATTCTATCGCTGGTTTTTTCAATAATTTCCGGAAGATTATTTTCTTTTCTGGCCGATAAGGATCCGGCACAAAATGTTACTCCGTTATTGAGGCTGGTATTTGCCTGAAACAGCCACTCGTAATCGTCCAGTTGACCAATAATACGAGGCAATCCTAAAATCGGGAATGGAGGATCGTCCGGATGAATTGCCAGCTTTACACCCGCTTCTTCAGCCACCGGAATAACAGCATCGAGAAATGCTTTAAGGTTATTTCGCAACTCCTGTTTTCCGATGTTCTTGTATCGATCTATAAAATCCAGAAACAGCGCTTTGGGATCAGAAACCGAGCCGTCGATAACACCATCGATAAATCCTTGTGTAACCACAATAATATTGTATGCTAACTCATCCGCTTCCTCACTGCTCATCTTTTCGAAAACGCGTTTTGCTTTTTCAACAATTTCCTGCGGATAATCGCCTGCAGCTCCTTTCCGTTTTAGTATAAAAACATCAAAGGCTACAAAAGTTGGAAAATCGAAATACATTGATTCTCCGCCGTTTTCCAATTTAAAGTGCAAATCGGTACGGGCCCAGTCCAAAACCGGCATAAAATTATAACAAATGGTATTGATGCCACACGCTCCAAGATTGCGTACCGACTGCTGGTAGTTGGCGATTAAACTGTCGCGGTCATCCGAACAAATTTTAATTCCTTCGGAAACAGGAAGACTTTCTACAACACTCCACCTCATGCCGTTTTCCTCAATGGAGTTTTTCACCTTCATGATTTCGTCAACCGGCCAAACCTCTCCGTTGGGAATATGATGCAATGCCGTTACCACACCTTCCACACCCATCTGGCGCAACTGATTAAGAGTAATCACATCTTTTTCGCCAAACCACCGCCATGTTTTCTCTAAAGCCATTTTTGTTTTTTATTGCCTGTTTAATACAGAAGAAATTCATTTTTTCAGACTAATAACTCTCCTGTATCTTTTACCAACACAAACAAGTTAATTCGCCATTGTGTTCAGATTAAACACCACTGTATGAACTAAATCCACCGTCAACCGGAAGAATTACACCCGTTATAAACGAAGCCGCCTCTGAGCAAAGAAACTGTACAGCTCCGTTTAATTCTTTAATATCTCCAAAGCGTCCCATTGGAGTACGTGCCAATACTTTTTTACTGCGTTCGGTATACGATCCATCCGGATTAATCAACACATTCCGGTTCTGATCGCCAATGAAAAAACCGGGAGCAATAGCGTTCACGCGTATTTTTTCGCTATACTTTGTTGCCATTTCCATGGCCATCCATTGCGTAAATATATTAATGGCAGTTTTGGCAGTTGAATAGCCCAGTACCCTGGAAATAGCCGAATAAGTTGCCATGGAAGAAATAGTGATAATGCTGCCCTCCTTTTGTTCTGCCATGGCTTCACCAAAAACAAGGCTCGGATAAACTGTCCCATTCATATTCAAGTCGTTGACTTTCTCAAAGTCCTCAATTTTCATATCGAAAATAGTCTGATCTTCGCTCAATGTTGCTCCGGGGAGGTTACCGCCGGCTGCGTTTACCAGAATATCAACTTTGCCCCACTTGGCAAGAATTTTATCGCGTGTGGATTTTAATTCGTCCATTTCCAAAACACTCGACACAAATCCTAAAACTTCGCCTCCCATTTCCTGAAGCTCAGCAACACGATTATTTACATTTTCGTCGCGAATATCAAGAAGAGCCACTTTAACACCTGCCTCAATTAAACTTCGGGCAATACTTCCACCTAAAACACCGCCCCCTCCTGTAACTACTGCTACTTTTCCTTTTAAATCAAACATTTTCAAATTTTCTTTTCCTTTAAAACCAAGCATCCCCATTTCTATTTAATTCA from uncultured Draconibacterium sp. encodes the following:
- a CDS encoding DUF5686 family protein, encoding MKNRKQNLKGSRISLGNFMVQHIVVILLVFISSMSFAQTSVLSGNVTDSETGEPIPYVNIIIKNTLTGTTTDTTGVYKLNYPNSNDTLVFSAVGFYPVEKIIPRTFLSSLSVELQPETFDISEVEVKPDDGPMRQLFKNIQDNKKKNNPAQFSKYSYRKYTKWEYQINNVKDKMIQAKAFRNNENVFKTDADSTKFLPLYFSEQIAFNEVQKDPALQKSTVIADKTNGVGILNDLEISGYTSALDLEVNYYDNFINLFTQNFVSPIAENGWFFYKYFLADSMLVDSQKIYRVNYQPRRKGENTLKGYFLVEDQFYSIMEIDGDLSITSNINFLKSLRLKSNYTFVNDTTPFYKRVQIDALFDYVPFKTGKKDAQRLSLFYTQTANVDQVTINPPDPIKLSSKNAKYETVKLPNAYNRDSLFWENNRLEALNEKDLLATSVIDSISEIKVIKAANNLANMSLTSYYDIGKIELGPYTSFFNTNKVEGYHLFMGARTSEEISDRMMFWGGLGYGTRNKKVNFSLGYGYLFPTTNRQVFKVYYDDKMIRHGENEKILNLYENAFTPTENNLISQLLKNDELDEIFREQKIATQYEYEWYPGLLNKLSVNYTRHESPEFYPFIRNNHPIKSVSAFEVALDTRWSHEEKLIDKGFLRLYMDTWYPIIHLTVGAGRAFYDNESNYYGKVATTVKQAVNIGQSRLDYAIEAGAFFGKLPYTMLDIPRGNETYGLYRYDFNMLNYLEYAHDQYIHTYVDYHMNGFLIRRIPLFRETGFREVFSSKLMVGRVNDKHQDVVAFPSAITKLENPYVELGAGLENILSMFRVEAIWRVTPKSNIGAPSFGFRALFYIGL
- the uxuA gene encoding mannonate dehydratase; translated protein: MALEKTWRWFGEKDVITLNQLRQMGVEGVVTALHHIPNGEVWPVDEIMKVKNSIEENGMRWSVVESLPVSEGIKICSDDRDSLIANYQQSVRNLGACGINTICYNFMPVLDWARTDLHFKLENGGESMYFDFPTFVAFDVFILKRKGAAGDYPQEIVEKAKRVFEKMSSEEADELAYNIIVVTQGFIDGVIDGSVSDPKALFLDFIDRYKNIGKQELRNNLKAFLDAVIPVAEEAGVKLAIHPDDPPFPILGLPRIIGQLDDYEWLFQANTSLNNGVTFCAGSLSARKENNLPEIIEKTSDRIHFVHLRNTQLLEDGSFYESGHLSGSQDMIKIVHALLLEQKRRIESGRKDYKMPVRPDHGIKIMDDYNYGYNPGYPLIGRLKGLAELDGAMRAVEYMLS
- a CDS encoding SDR family oxidoreductase, which produces MFDLKGKVAVVTGGGGVLGGSIARSLIEAGVKVALLDIRDENVNNRVAELQEMGGEVLGFVSSVLEMDELKSTRDKILAKWGKVDILVNAAGGNLPGATLSEDQTIFDMKIEDFEKVNDLNMNGTVYPSLVFGEAMAEQKEGSIITISSMATYSAISRVLGYSTAKTAINIFTQWMAMEMATKYSEKIRVNAIAPGFFIGDQNRNVLINPDGSYTERSKKVLARTPMGRFGDIKELNGAVQFLCSEAASFITGVILPVDGGFSSYSGV